One segment of Brassica napus cultivar Da-Ae chromosome C3, Da-Ae, whole genome shotgun sequence DNA contains the following:
- the LOC106439024 gene encoding uncharacterized protein LOC106439024 encodes MTTSKSGKKYPARLYPEGKCPLQSGSMNHNCHLANLQMVEEVVGLDAWESIKTSSVGVILRLKELNYTWSAKAVHHLLTNQLVVNNIHEIWSAIEGQPIRFSLYEFGDITSLNCEPFNINDEVEIDHKPFWEELGVSPSHSPMLSELQSLFTKIRNWSFEKRRMIGLLCVLSIGVLGISPGSRIPLDQAKRVLDIEAFDRYPWGRVGFSSLVNSVKIVSYEGRNKYTLRGCVHALLIWLYESIPGIGHEYGNHIEGNQVPLLSWYGSRGRINWDEFYKKEKSLHLKVTFLFFIFVFF; translated from the coding sequence ATGACTACATCAAAAAGTGGAAAAAAATATCCAGCAAGACTTTATCCAGAGGGGAAATGTCCATTGCAAAGTGGAAGCATGAATCATAACTGTCATTTGGCTAATTTACAGATGGTGGAAGAAGTAGTTGGTTTAGATGCGTGGGAATCCATTAAAACATCATCTGTTGGAGTTATTCTGAGGCTGAAAGAGCTGAATTATACCTGGTCAGCCAAGGCGGTTCACCATTTACTTACAAACCAATTGGTGGTTAATAATATCCATGAGATATGGTCTGCTATAGAAGGTCAGCCAATTAGGTTTTCGCTATATGAGTTTGGTGATATTACGAGTTTAAATTGCGAGCCTTTCAACATAAATGACGAGGTGGAGATTGATCATAAGCCATTTTGGGAAGAGCTTGGTGTCTCTCCTTCACATAGTCCTATGCTTTCTGAGTTGCAGTCGTTGTTCACTAAAATTAGGAATTGGTCGTTTGAGAAGAGAAGAATGATTGGTTTACTATGTGTCTTGTCTATTGGAGTACTTGGCATCTCTCCAGGCAGTAGAATTCCTTTGGATCAAGCAAAGAGAGTCCTAGACATAGAAGCATTTGACAGATACCCTTGGGGGCGTGTGGGATTTTCTAGCCTGGTAAATTCAGTGAAAATTGTTTCATATGAAGGAAGGAACAAGTATACACTTCGCGGATGCGTACATGCTCTCCTCATCTGGCTGTATGAGTCGATACCTGGTATTGGGCATGAATATGGGAATCATATTGAGGGTAACCAAGTTCCTCTTCTCTCCTGGTATGGATCTCGTGGTCGTATAAACTGGGATGAGTTTTATAAAAAGGAGAAAAGTCTCCATCTGAAGGTTACGtttcttttcttcatttttgtttttttttaa
- the LOC106388553 gene encoding reticulon-like protein B2, producing the protein MADEHKHEESLPNLDPAVEVVERGSLMDKISEKIHHKGDSSSSSDDESEKKPSSPSSMKSKVYRLFGRERPVHKVLGGGKPADIFMWKNKKVSGGVLGGATVAWVLFELMEYHLLTLLCHVMIVTLAALFLWSNATMFIRKSPPKIPEVHIPEDPLLQLASGLRIEINRGFSSLHEIASGRDLKKFLSALFGLWILSILGGCCSFLTLAYIALVLLFTVPLVYDKYEDKVDSYGEKAMAELKNQYAVLDAKVLSKIPRWTSKNKKKD; encoded by the exons ATGGCGGACGAACACAAGCACGAAGAATCTCTCCCTAATTTGGATCCGGCGGTGGAAGTTGTAGAGAGAGGATCGTTGATGGACAAGATATCTGAGAAGATTCACCACAAAGGTGACTCGTCTTCATCATCAGATGATGAGAGTGAGAAGAAACCGTCGTCTCCTTCGTCTATGAAATCGAAGGTTTACCGTTTGTTCGGCAGGGAGAGGCCCGTTCATAAGGTTCTCGGTGGCGGAAAAC CGGCTGATATATTCATGTGGAAGAACAAGAAGGTGTCAGGTGGTGTGCTTGGTGGTGCCACAGTAGCCTGGGTGCTCTTTGAACTCATGGAGTATCATCTTCTCACTCTGCTGTGTCACGTTATGATCGTCACTCTCGCTGCGCTGTTTCTATGGTCTAATGCCACCATGTTCATTCGCAA GTCTCCACCAAAGATTCCTGAAGTGCATATCCCTGAGGACCCGCTTCTTCAGCTTGCATCTGGGCTCAGAATCGAAATCAACCGTGGGTTCTCCTCTCTTCATGAGATTGCATCTGGAAGGGATCTCAAGAAATTCCTCTCT GCTCTGTTCGGGTTGTGGATTCTATCAATCTTGGGTGGATGTTGTAGTTTCTTGACATTGGCATACATAG CTTTGGTTCTACTTTTCACTGTTCCTCTTGTCTACGACAAGTACGAAGACAAAGTAGACTCATATGGTGAGAAAGCAATGGCTGAGTTGAAGAATCAATATGCTGTGTTGGACGCCAAGGTATTGAGCAAAATCCCAAGGTGGACAtcaaagaacaagaagaaggatTAG
- the LOC125582960 gene encoding uncharacterized protein LOC125582960, whose translation MDYWKAHRTLICARELVRGSAESGYQELPVYLHMIREANPGTFTRLVVDSSDRFKYLFIAFGASIKGFPFMRKVVVVDGTFLQGKYKGTLLIASAQDGNFQIFPVAFAIVDTENDESWKWFFRQLSCVIPDDERLAIISDRHKSIGKAIAHVYPTASRGVCTYHLYKNVLLKFRGRELFGLVKKAANSYRPSDFETIFDEIKALHPALHGYLQKADVRKWARAHFPCDRYNLTTTNIAESINKVLSDARSLPVVRLIEAIRQMMTRWFSSRKIDANSMKTTLTRGVEKLLEGRVPYAKTLCVQQIDIHQYQVSSVSSTDIVNLTERSCSCRRFDLEKLPCVHAIAAAEATKLSTISLCHPYYLTNYLYNAYSVAVMPRDADTPVPANVAGKICLPPEVRQPPGRPKNSRMKSWFEKGENKKRPRKEHKCSICNQVGHNCKTCPVG comes from the exons atggacTACTGGAAAGCTCATCGGACACTGATATGTGCAAGAGAATTGGTTAGGGGATCCGCTGAGAGTGGCTACCAGGAATTACCGGTCTATTTGCATATGATTAGAGAAGCAAATCCAGGGACATTCACTCGCCTTGTAGTAGATTCTAGTGACagatttaagtatcttttcatcGCATTTGGTGCTAGCATCAAGGGATTTCCATTCATGAGGAAGGTTGTTGTGGTCGATGGCACATTCTTGCAAGGAAAGTACAAAGGGACTCTACTAATTGCATCAGCACAGGATGGCAACTTCCAAATATTTCCAGTAGCATTTGCGATAGTCGATACTGAAAATGATGAATCATGGAAGTGGTTTTTCAGACAACTCAGCTGTGTGATTCCAGATGACGAAAGGCTTGCTATTATTTCTGATAGGCACAAATCAATTGGAAAAGCAATAGCCCATGTATATCCAACTGCCAGCCGGGGCGTTTGCACTTATCACTTGTATAAGAATGTCTTGTTAAAGTTTAGAGGCCGCGAGTTGTTTGGCTTGGTTAAAAAGGCAGCTAATTCATACAGGCCTTCAGATTTTGAGACCATATTCGATGAGATCAAAGCACTGCACCCGGCATTACATGGTTATTTACAGAAAGCAGATGTACGCAAGTGGGCGAGAGCTCATTTCCCTTGTGATAGGTACAACTTGACTACGACCAACATAGCTGAATCTATCAACAAAGTGCTTTCAGATGCAAGGAGTTTGCCGGTTGTAAGACTTATAGAAGCAATAAGGCAAATGATGACGCGCTGGTTTTCGTCACGTAAGATTGATGcaaattcaatgaaaacaactctAACTCGTGGAGTAGAGAAGCTTTTAGAG GGCCGTGTACCTTATGCTAAAACGCTGTGCGTGCAACAGATAGATATTCATCAATATCAGGTGTCAAGTGTCTCATCTACCGACATAGTGAATTTGACTGAGAGAAGTTGTTCATGTCGCAGATTTGACTTAGAAAAACTACCTTGTGTTCACGCAATTGCAGCAGCTGAAGCGACAAAGTTATCAACCATTTCATTGTGTCATCCATACTATCTTACAAACTATCTGTACAACGCTTACTCTGTGGCAGTAATGCCGAGAGATGCTGATACACCAGTCCCTGCTAATGTCGCAGGAAAAATTTGTTTGCCTCCCGAGGTTCGCCAACCACCAGGGAGACCCAAAAATTCAAGAATGAAGTCTTGGTTTGAGAAAGGTGAAAATAAGAAACGACCAAGAAAAGAGCACAAATGTTCGATTTGTAATCAAGTTGGTCACAATTGCAAAACATGTCCTGTTGGTTAG
- the LOC125582961 gene encoding uncharacterized protein LOC125582961: MSYTILLNGREHGFIRPERGIRQGDPMSPFLFIMCAEALVSVLNNAEHKGHLHGIQLAAGGPSVHHLLFADDSLLLCQANLMESVEVLRCLKLYGQASGQQINPSKSSIIFGDRVEEGIKADIKRIISMDNEGGEGTYLGLPEVFKGSKKNILNFIREKLHNRIQGWFVKSLSLGGKEILIKSVGLALPVYAMSVFKLPKYLCAKLTSALRDFWWGDGSARRKLPWVAWEKLCQSKENGGMGFHDIERFNQALLGKQAWRIHTNLDSLVSRVLKSRYFRNGSFQEASIGTRSSYAWRSILHGREVMNLGLVKQIGDGKESNVWSTNWLLDTSARPPMYMQDSIVDLTLKVSDLFIPNTDLWDKEKVRDTFTPEDAERVLKLKPLLSRPDSDVWGLTNHMGYTTQSAYQLLSAVHDQNNPTHTSLPPVEQQLWKNLWKKRNSELGNFKTFPWILWNLWKSRNELVFENSRTSPLSCVTKSVEEANIWFQVNGDSGDPVQTPAQPPPTSHQWERPPQDFLKCNIGSAWDHRYGLSGAGWLVRDHQGIAINHSRRAFVGSMSKREADLKSLHWAVESMVNMRLNNVILEASSIELRESLLEPHRFPELQSLIANILLLLSRLVSLSLLHVQESRNRVSNAIAVSVTADLRTQSYVAAGGPSWLSHTILSEAQAM; the protein is encoded by the exons ATGTCGTATACAATCCTCCTGAATGGTCGGGAACACGGTTTTATCAGACCTGAACGTGGGATTCGTCAAGGTGATCCAATGTCCCCATTTTTGTTCATCATGTGTGCCGAAGCACTTGTGAGTGTGTTGAACAACGCTGAGCATAAAGGCCATCTACATGGTATCCAGCTTGCAGCGGGAGGACCTTCGGTTCATCACTTAttgtttgctgatgatagcTTGTTACTATGCCAAGCTAATCTGATGGAGAGTGTTGAAGTTCTCCGTTGTCTTAAGCTCTATGGCCAGGCATCTGGGCAGCAAATTAACCCTTCGAAATCATCAATCATCTTTGGTGATAGagttgaagagggcatcaaagCTGACATCAAACGAATTATTTCAATGGATAACGAAGGTGGTGAGGGTACCTACCTTGGCCTCCCTGAGGTTTTCAAAGGctcaaagaaaaatattttgaactTTATCAGAGAAAAACTCCATAACAGAATCCAAGGGTGGTTTGTTAAATCTCTCTCGCTAGGGGGCAAGGAAATCCTCATCAAATCTGTCGGCCTAGCCCTTCCTGTATATGCGATGTCAGTCTTTAAGCTTCCTAAATACCTGTGTGCGAAGCTTACGTCTGCGTTAAGGGATTTCTGGTGGGGTGATGGAAGTGCTAGACGTAAACTACCATGGGTAGCATGGGAGAAGCTCTGCCAAAGCAAAGAGAATGGAGGCATGGGATTTCATGATATTGAACGCTTTAACCAAGCGTTGCTTGGGAAGCAAGCATGGCGGATCCATACAAACCTAGATTCTCTGGTGTCTCGAGTCCTGAAGAGCAGGTATTTTCGGAATGGTTCATTCCAAGAAGCAAGTATTGGCACTCGCTCCTCCTATGCATGGAGAAGCATCCTTCATGGAAGAGAAGTTATGAACTTGGGTCTGGTTAAGCAAATAGGAGATGGGAAGGAATCGAATGTCTGGTCAACAAACTGGTTACTTGATACCAGTGCACGGCCTCCTATGTACATGCAAGATAGCATTGTGGATCTCACGCTGAAGGTTTCTGATCTCTTTATTCCTAACACAGATCTATGGGAcaaagagaaagtgagagataccTTCACACCTGAAGATGCTGAGCGTGTTCTCAAGCTCAAACCATTGTTAAGCAGACCTGATTCTGATGTTTGGGGTCTTACAAATCATATGGGTTATACTACGCAGAGTGCTTACCAACTCCTATCGGCGGTCCACGATCAAAACAACCCCACACATACATCGCTCCCTCCGGTGGAACAACAATTGTGGAAAAACCTGTGGAAG AAAAGGAACTCTGAGTTGGGTAATTTCAAGACCTTTCCTTGGATTCTCTGGAATTTATGGAAATCAAGGAATGAACTCGTCTTTGAGAACAGTAGGACCTCGCCACTATCATGTGTCACTAAGTCAGTGGAAGAAGCTAACATATGGTTCCAAGTGAATGGTGACTCAGGCGATCCTGTACAAACTCCAGCTCAGCCCCCACCGACGTCCCACCAATGGGAAAGACCGCCTCAGGATTTCCTGAAATGCAATATTGGATCAGCTTGGGATCACAGGTATGGTCTGAGTGGAGCAGGGTGGCTGGTAAGAGATCATCAAGGCATCGCTATAAATCACAGTAGACGTGCTTTCGTAGGCTCTATGTCGAAGAGGGAGGCGGACTTAAAGTCTCTACATTGGGCGGTAGAAAGCATGGTTAACATGAGGCTTAACAATGTGATTCTTGAAGCTTCTTCCATTGAGTTAAGAGAGTCTCTCCTTGAGCCTCACCGCTTCCCAGAGTTACAATCTCTAATAGCGAACATCCTGCTCCTCCTTTCTAGACTAGTCTCTTTGTCCCTCTTGCATGTTCAAGAGTCACGGAACAGAGTGTCTAATGCTATTGCGGTAAGCGTCACTGCTGACTTACGCACACAATCGTATGTTGCTGCTGGAGGCCCTAGTTGGCTCTCACATACCATTCTCTCCGAAGCACAAGCTATGTGA
- the LOC106384085 gene encoding translation initiation factor IF-2-like — translation MGHVDHGKTSLLDALRNTFVAAKEAGGITQHVGAFVVGMPESGTSITFLDTPGHAAFSEMRARGAAVTDIVVLVVAADDGVMPQTLEAIAHARSANVPIVVAINKCDKPGANPERVKNQLAAEGIELEDIGGNVQVVEVSAVKSTGLDKLEEALLLQAVDMDLMARVDGPAQAYVVEARLDKGRGPLATVIVKAGTLESGHHVVIGCQWGKLRAIRDMVGKPTERATPAMPVEIEGLKGVPMAGDDVIVVESEKRAKMLSEGRTRKYERDRLLKAEEDRIAELGKREAESEEGVFRVELPIIVKSDVQGTAQAVSDALRTLNSPQVFVNIVQSGVGAIFQSDLARAQTCNACIIAFNVKCCKISSAYARVKVFHHHVIYHLLEDIGNLIVEKAPGVSELEVAGEAEVLSIFKVLGKRREEDGVSIAGCKVMDGRVFRSGLMRLLRSGEVLFEGSCASLKREKQDVEQVGKGNECGLVMGDWNDFRVGDVIQCLERVVRKPKFISSESGAVRIEC, via the exons ATGGGGCATGTCGACCATGGGAAGACCTCTCTGTTGGACGCTTTACGAAACACCTTCGTGGCGGCAAAAGAAGCCGGTGGGATCACTCAGCATGTTGGTGCGTTCGTTGTGGGAATGCCTGAGTCAGGCACTTCAATCACCTTCCTAGACACGCCAGGTCACGCTGCTTTCAGCGAGATGCGTGCTCGGGGAGCCGCTGTGACTGATATAGTCGTCTTGGTTGTTGCTGCTGATGATGGTGTGATGCCGCAGACTCTGGAGGCTATTGCTCACGCTAGATCGGCTAATGTTCCCATTGTGGTTGCGATTAATAAATGCGATAAACCGGGAGCTAATCCGGAGAGAGTCAAGAACCAGCTCGCAGCTGAGGGGATTGAGCTTGAGGATATTGGAGGAAACGTTCAGGTCGTTGAGGTGTCTGCGGTCAAGAGTACAGGGCTAGACAAGTTAGAAGAAGCTCTGCTTCTTCAAGCAGTGGATATGGACCTTATGGCACGTGTGGACGGACCAGCTCAAGCGTATGTGGTGGAGGCTCGGCTAGATAAAGGCCGTGGACCGTTAGCCACTGTTATTGTGAAAGCCGGGACGTTGGAGAGTGGTCATCACGTGGTGATTGGGTGTCAGTGGGGGAAACTCAGAGCTATCAGGGACATGGTAGGTAAGCCAACGGAGAGAGCAACACCAGCTATGCCTGTAGAGATTGAAGGGCTTAAGGGTGTTCCGATGGCTGGTGACGATGTTATTGTGGTGGAGTCAGAGAAACGAGCGAAGATGCTTAGTGAAGGGAGGACAAGGAAGTATGAAAGAGATCGGTTGTTGAAAGCAGAGGAAGATAGAATAGCTGAATTAGGGAAGAGAGAAGCAGAGTCTGAGGAAGGGGTTTTTCGAGTTGAGTTACCTATAATAGTGAAGTCTGACGTGCAAGGAACCGCACAGGCTGTTTCTGACGCGCTAAGAACCTTAAATAGTCCACAG GTTTTTGTGAACATTGTTCAAAGCGGAGTAGGAGCAATTTTTCAGTCTGATTTAGCCAGGGCACAAACTTGCAATGCGTGTATCATTGCCTTTAACGTTAAGTGTTGTAAGATTTCCTCAGCTTATGCCAGGGTCAAG GTATTCCATCACCATGTGATATACCATTTGCTCGAGGACATCGGGAACTTGATCGTGGAGAAAGCACCGGGAGTATCGGAGCTGGAGGTGGCTGGTGAAGCTGAAGTACTCAGCATTTTCAAGGTGTTgggaaagagaagagaagaggatgGAGTGAGCATCGCGGGTTGCAAAGTGATGGATGGTCGGGTCTTTAGAAGTGGGCTGATGAGGCTGTTAAGGAGTGGAGAAGTGTTGTTTGAAGGCTCGTGTGCGTCGCTGAAACGGGAGAAACAAGATGTGGAACAGGTCGGGAAAGGGAACGAGTGTGGGCTTGTGATGGGAGATTGGAATGATTTTAGAGTTGGAGATGTGATTCAGTGCTTGGAGCGGGTCGTTAGGAAGCCTAAGTTTATTTCATCTGAGAGTGGAGCTGTGAGAATTGAGTGCTGA